From Salmo salar chromosome ssa09, Ssal_v3.1, whole genome shotgun sequence:
TGCTGCCTGTAGATATAACATGCTGCCTGTAGGTACAACATGGTGCCTGTAGGTACAACATGCTGCCTGTAGATATAACATGCTGCCTGTAGGTACAACATGGTGCCTGTAGGTACAACATGCTGCCTGTAGATATAACATGCTGCCTGTAGGTACAACATGGTGCCTGTAGGTACAACATGCTGCCTGTAGATATAACATGCTGCCTGTAGGTACAACATGCTGCCTGTAGGTACAACATGCTGCCTGTAGGTACAACATGCTGCCTGTAGATATAACATGCTAACTGTGTATATAACATGCTTCCTGTATATATAACATTGTGCCTGTTGAATAACTTGTCATTCTCAGTGGTAGTTCTCAGTAGTAATTCTCAGTAGTAGTTCTCAGTAGTAGTTGTCAGTAGTAGTTATCAGTCGTAAGTCTCAGTAGTAGTTCTCTGTAGTAATTCTCAGTAGTAGTTCTCTGTAGTAATTCTCAGTAGTAGTTCTCTGTAGTAATTCTTAGTGGTAGTTCTCAGTAGTTGTTCTCAGTAGTAATATCAGTGATAGTTCTCAGTAGTAGTTCTCAGTAGTAGTTCTTAGTAGTAATTATCAGTAGTAGTTCTCAGTAgtagttctcacacacacacacacacacacacacacacacacacacacacacacacacacacacacacacacacacacacacacacacacacacacacacacacacacacacacacacacacacacacacacagtgcataacAATGTGAGGTGGGGTATGGGCATCGGGTACAGGAACACATCTGCCAGCTCCTGAGCAGTGGGGCTCTTACTGCTGCTCTACATAGCTGTCCTCCTGTTTAGGCGAGTCACACCCAacaacactgtcaacaacataACCGAGAGcgcaggtgtgtgtgcatgtgagaaaTAGAGGCAGAACATCCATAGCTTTGATGTTTGATTATATAAGTGTTTGATTGTATTTGGCTGTCTATTCGTGTGTTTGGGTGTTTTGGTTGTGTGCGTTGGAGTGTGGTAATGTGGGACTAGGCATGTGGGTGTGATAATACTGTCGAAATAAATGTGTCTGACTCGGCATGTCACTTGTTGTATCTGCTTCATGTGGTTATGTCATTCATTTTAGTCTGCTCTTTACTTCAGCCTGGTCCATAGGGTTGGGAGGTTCAACCTGGTCCATAGGGTTGGGACGTTCAACCTGGTCCATAGGGTTGGGAGGTTCAACCTGGTCCATAGGGTTGGGAGGTTCAACCTGGTCCATAGGGTTGGGAGGTTCAACCTGGTCCATAGGGTTGGGAGGTTCAACCTGGTCCATAGGGTTGGGACGTTCAACCTGGTCCATAGGGTTGGGAGGTTCAACCTGGTCCATAGGGTTGGGAGGTTCAACCTGGTCCATAGGGTTGGGAGGTTCAACCTGGTCCATAGGGTTGGGAGGTTCAACCTGGTCCATAGGGTTGGGAGGTTCAACCTGGTCCATAGGGTTGGGAGGTTCAACCTGGTCCATAGGGTTGGGAGGTTCAACCTGGTCCATAGGGTTGGGAGGTTCAGCCTGGTCCATAGGGTTGGGAGGTTCAACCTGGTCCATAGGGTTGGGAGGTTCAACCTGGTCCATAGGGTTGGGAGGTTCAGCCTGGTCCATAGGGTTGGGAGGTTCAACCTGGTCCATAGGGTTGGGAGGTTCAACCTGGTCCATAGGGTTGGGAGGTTCAACCTGGTCCATAGGGTTGGGAGGTTCAACCTGGTCCATAGGGTTGGGAGGTTCAACCTGGTCCATAGGGTTGGGAGGTTCAGCCTGGTCCATAGGGTTGGGAGGTTCAACCTGGTCCATAGGGTTGGGAGGTTCAGCCTGGTCCATAGGGTTGGGAGGTTCAACCTGGTCCATAGGGTTGGGAGGTTGGAGACATAGTTGTAAGCAAATCATAACCGACTCCAACACGTACCTCAAATATGCTTACACCTACTAATGTAAGGCCGTAGGTTATCCGCCGGTCTATTAATGCTGATGAATCAGCAGACAATGCGAGGTCATTGCACAGAGACTCTGTCTTTATTATTGTGGCTACATAAAAGTAGGGAAAACAATAAATGGGAAGATGGAATGGCGGCTCCTCCAAAATTGACTATAATTTCAGGAAGAGTTCTTTGTTCCAAAAGCCTTGTTCTCTGTACAGTACCCAATTACATTACAGCCAAACAATAACAGGAACACTGACTGCtaaaataaaataccaaaatcaCATTATTACAGTCCGATAATACATTAGCCACATTATCTTATGCTGGTGCTGCTACCAGCCTAATGAAACACAACCTAGACCAATGAAGAGTGAGACTCACTGCCCATCTCCAGCTGATGTTCCAATAGAAACTGGTGCCTGGTGTCCATAAGGTTGCAGGTTTAAATCCCCAGTGGGCATTCAGCATCTGAACCCCAGAGCAGGGCACTTAACCGGAGTGCTTTGTGTTAGCCATTCAGCTGTGAAAAGAGAAGAAATGAAGCAGTGAATGTGAGATGTGATGTGAGATgtgaggaggagtagaggagctgctgtgtggattaaaggcCTGCTGCTCTGGAGAAAAGAGGACTGTCAGATGTATCCTTTTGACATGGATCTGAAGGGGCTTTAAAATGATCTTCCTTTGCtggttttctctctcgctctccttcttgtGCCCCTCGTTTTCCCCTTCTTTTGAACTGTTCTTTAGAGGAGATATCattctagacacacacacagacattgagACAAgcacgtacacacatacacacacccacacacatgcacaaatacTGGGAGTTCCTTTCCAAGGTGACCACCGTATTACAATTAAGGCTAATAATAATGaaatgactgtatcagacagcaacccttcccctcccccctacTTGCTCTCCTTTTTATTCTAGTTTATTTTCTTCTCTTTTTCACCTGTgcttcctttctctcctctctctctttctccgccaGACGGTCAGTCCTCCCTAGTCCTGGATCCAGAGCTCTCTGTCTCCGCCCCGGCTCCAGAGGACTCCCCCACACACCTAGGCACCATGACCCAGGAGGGGCAGGGACACCCTCAGGCTGAACCCCCTACATCCCCAGACAGCCAAGGGGAAACGCCAGCCCACCCTGCAGAGAAGCCAGCCACAAACCAAGGGCTGGAGGGGCAAGGTCTGGaggtggaggggatagaggggaccAATGAGAAGGAAGGGGAGGAAAGTGTTATGGTACAAAGGGaagtacacagagaaagagaaggtGAGGAAAGTGGAAAGGGAGAGGGTGACGAGGTAGGCGAGGGAGTGGAACAAGTGatgcagggagaaggagaggtgcatgaagagagagagagtatggcaGAGACAAGTGATGAAGAAGATGGAGTGGGGGATGAGAGGATAGATGCAGGGGATGGTCAGCCAgacggagagctagagagagagaaggagagggaagaaagggaggaggaggtggagatggaggggGATAACATGAACACAGAGGCCACAGAGGAGTCAGAACCAGCCTGCGAGCCTGGCtgtgaggaggaagaggtggtggaggagggtgaggaggagttacctccaccaccaccacctgaggaTCAGGAAGaagaccaggaccaggaccaggacttACCAGACCCACCACAGTCTCTGGACATAGTCAGGTCAGTACAACAGACATGAGCAGTCCTTGACTAGTGTGGTCATGAATGAATGTATAGGTGGGATCATTTATAGAACATCCTTCAACAGACTGAGATGAGTGTGTAGCTATTTAATTTAACGTTTTATTCCGATTATACTCTATGTTTCCATACAGGATGGACAATGGGATAGGACCTGAGAATGGAATCAAAGGGCatgaagaggaggatgatgaagatgatgaagatGAAAGAGAAGGAGGCGGCTTAGTGGAGGTCATCCATGAACACCTGGACACATTCAGCTCCACCTTCGAGTGTTCCGTAGAGCTGGCGGACacagaggtggaggaagaggaggaggaggaaggggagggaagggagaaccAGGACAGTTTCAGCTCTGTGTTTGAACGCATCGTGGAGCATGTTGTCGCcatagagggggaggaagaggaagatgaggaagacggggagggagagagggagaagagcggGATGGACAACAAGGATGGCTTCAGCTCGACGTTTGAGCGTATTGTTGAGTCTGCGCTTCTTCGTGGGGGGACGTGCTACAGTAGTCTAGACTCCCTGGATGTCCTGTCActcacagacgagacagacagctgTGTCAGCTTCGAGGCTCCGCTCACCCCCCTCATCCAGCAGAGGTCCTTTCTCCAGAGCCCTGAGCCTCTGGAGCTGGAACTAGCCACTGTCATGGAGCAGGAGGGAAGCGAGGCTGGACCCGAGGCCCAGCAAGGAGAGCCTGAGGCTGGGGAGAGTGCTGCAGGCCGTGGGCTTGGATCTGGAGGAAGCCCACTGCGGACCACCATCACCGGGACCAGGTCGGAGTTTGTCCTGAGCCAGCCTGGCCGATGGGCCATCCCAAATGGGTTTCACATGAACACCCAGGGGGGAGCGGAGGGTTCTGGAGCCATACCCAACTCTATGAGGTAAGATGGCAAGGCAGGGGCAAAGGGGTGGGGAATTATGGTGGGTTGAGTGAGTTAGAGTTAGATTAATAGCTACGGTTAGAGTTGAGCCGGGGTGTGGacttgaagctagggttaggtttagggttacagttagggttatgactagggttaggtttagggttacagttagggttatgactagggttaggtttagggttacagttagggttatgactagggttaggtttagggttacagttagggttatgactaggattaggtttagggttacagttagggttatgactagggttaggtttagggttacagttagggttatgactagggttaggtttagggttacagttagggttatgactagggttaggtttagggttacagttagggttatgACCAGGGTTAGGCTttagggttacagttagggttatgacaagggttaggttttgggttacagttagggttatgactagggttaggtttagggttacagttagggttatgactagggttaggtttagggttacagttagggttatgactagggttaggtttagggttacagttagggttatgactagggttaggtttagggttacagttaaggttatgactagggttaggtttagggttacagttagggttatgactagggttaggtttagggttacagttagggttatgACTAGGGTTAGGGATATGTTGAGTGGGTCAGTAGTAGGTTGTCACATGTTGTGGCTGGTTGGCTATCAATTTAAGCTAGGTTGATTTAGGTGAATCAAAGTGCAGTACTCAGATATCATTCAAGATAAGTCTCTGGCCTATCCACTACTAAAGCATGTCTAGTGAAGCTCACATCCAGCAGGGGGCATGAGTGATATGGCCAGGCCGGCTGAGGTTCATTAGCAGGGGGGTCTGGTCTGGCTGGGCTTGTGCTACAGGTCCAAGGCTGCAGGAGATGGGGGTCTATGCCATGGAGCTGAGATTATGACCACCACATTCAACCTACACAGAATCCTGAATGGAATCAATTCCTAGAGCAGGCTGGGTAATTCCAGTCCTCCAGGGCTTGATTggtgccccagccccagctaacacacctgactttcttcagtttagaatacaatttgattaatcagctgtgtttgctagggatggagaaaaagtgtgccACCAGTCAGGCCCTggaggagttgcccacccctgtccTAGAGAAAGCATGCTAGCATCTAGTTTATATACATTGCAATACCTGTGTCTGAGTTCATGCCAAAAAATGTAAACCAGGTCCATTATCACATAGCTATGTTCTCCCATATAGAGTGGTAATGTGAAACACATGGGAGCATGAGACCTGGCCACAGGTCAGGAGCCATTCTACTATCCCAACAGGACCACAGTCTCTGGGTCTAATGTTTCAAATCCTATCAGATTGTCAGAGATCACTGCTGGGATAATGTTCTGCTGATCACTTGGTGTTCCACTTCTGAATCAGTGCAGGATATCATGGAGCTAAGTGCCTCCTTTTAGAATGTGtgacacacaacattctaaaggCTGTGGTGAATTCTAGAACTGATGGCATTAGAGATCATTCTGAATTCCAGGATGGATTCCAGAATGAGTGAAGCTGGCATGTGTTCCAACTCCAAAATACATTAGCTCTTCTCTGCACTAGGGACTTATACATGCTCAGTACATTTCTAATAGTTCTGATAGatagcagctctctctctctcgctctctgtatttCTGCAGATGTTATCGTTTAAGCGAGAGCCTGCTTCCTGCCCGTCAGCCCCTGGCTGAATGAGACATTGTTTTGGCAGTGACATCATCGTCTTTGGCCTTCCTCTGCCCagcgggagagaggggagaacacATGCTTCTAGATCATGCCAGACTTACCAGCCACTTTTCAATCTGGAGTGGATACAGGTGTAGGGAAGTCAATTTGAGCGTAATGCATGAAAAAAAATGCTTCATAGATGAAGTTCTTATCATATTTggagtctctctctgtgctcaTGCAGCTCTCTTTGAGGATGGGTAGAGTACCAGGAATGATCTTTTTGTTTGCATCGTTCTGTCAAACAGAGGATGATGCACAACGTCTGTTCTCTTTTACTGTCAGATCTCTACTCTggtgctccctctctctttctccctcccatgTCCCATCGCAtcttctctctcttgtctctacccctccttctcctcttctcacttctccccttcccttccctccctctccccctaatTTTCTCTACTCCTCCTTTTATCCTTAACTTCtgcccttccttccctccctctctgtttcccacCTCTCCCAAATCCAGCTGGTAGCCACAATGCTAACATCTTTGCTGAGAATATTGTGGGAAACTAGTCTGTATCTCAGCAGGAACCAGCAGCCGCAaaaaagaagagaggaagagcaCTCATCGACCCAGTCAgtcggccagtcagtcagtcagccacacagtcagtcaaccagtcagtcagtcagtcagtcagccactcagtcagtcagccagtcagtcagtcagccaaccagtcagccagttagtcagtcagttagccagccagttagtcagtcagtcagtcagccgcccattcagccagtcagtcagtcaaccaaccagtcagACAGTTCATcagtcagccatccagtcagtcagccacccagtcagccacccaatCAGTCAAACAGttatccagtcagccagtcagtcagtcagccacccAATCAGTAAATCAGttatccagtcagccagtcagtaaaccactcagtcagtcagttagtaagcTACttggtcagccagtcagtcatttagtaagctactcagtcagtcagtcagtcagttagtaagctactcagtcagtcagtcagtcagtcagtcagtcagtcagtcagtcagtcagtcagtcagtcagttagtaagctactcagtcagtcagtcagtcagtcagtcagtcagtcagtcagtcagtcagtcagtcagtcagtcagtcagtcagtcagtgggtctgGTTCCTTGTTACAGACAGCCTATCAGTCAGTCTCCATGAGAACATTGAATTGGTtctggttctctctctacagcagtgGGCCAGTATAGTTGAAGCTTAGCTATAATCCATATAGCTATATGGCTGTACTAAAGCCACATGACTAGAAGACCAGCGACCTGAAATCCTCAGCCACTCTCAATATGAACATGAGGACACACATGTGGTCCTAGTATTACAGCTTAGAAAGCCAGCTGGTGCTACCTAGCTAGATCTGTTTCTGAATAGCTTTACGGTAGGTATCCAGATCATTGCTGGTTGAATGATGTTTCtgtcagagagagatgctaggcaGGTGATGGAGTTGGAGATGGTATTGTGCCCATTGATCATGCTGTAAGACTGggaatgcgtcccaaatggcaccctattccctttatagtggactGCTTTTGACCAcagtcctatgggccctagtcaaaagtagtgcactataaagggaatagtgtaCCATTTTGGACAGCCTGGGCCTCTCTCCCCTGTGAGCAGGATACAGAGATGTGAGGCTGTAAACAGACAAGATGAAAGTCACAACCTCTATATCAGAGGAGCTGCTCCTCATTGAAGATTACTCTGCTTCATGTAATGTGctgcacagacacagagagacgcaaggatgcaaacagacacacacacacacacacacacacacacacacacacacacacacacacacacacacacacacacacacacacacacacacacacacacacacacacacacacacacacacacacaccagagagacAGGCCCTGTCCTTGTGGGTGTCACTCTAAAGTAATAAAGCTCTTGGGAGAGTTCTTCTCTCTGCTGCTGAAATTCTCTTTAGATAATCCACTCATGTTCCAGCAGCAATATgccatgaacacacacacgcacacacatacacacacaccttttttagATTTAGTCTAGTCTTAGTCATTTTGACTAAGATATCATTgtcacatttttgtcatttgaataatgATTTAGTCTAGTTATTGTAAAAATTACATTTTGATTTAATTTATTAGGATCCACATTAGCCGATGCCAATGTCAACAGCTAGTCCTACTGGGGTCCGACACGAAACGAAAAATACATgacagacaaaagactttacaatttacatacatttaaaaacattcacatgtagtgtgtgtgtgtgtgcttctatcagttacacatacagtacagtacatacacacaaggaggtcacatgggggagaggcgttgtgccgtgaggtgttttttgcattttgtatttgttttttggAGTtccatggctctgtataatactgtatgtttgcttgaatttgttctggacctggggtctgtgaaaagacccctggtggcatgtctggtggggtaaatgtgtgtaagttgactatgcaaacaatttggaatttctaacacattaatgtttcttttaaaaacaagaagtgacgcagtcagtctttcctcaactcttagccaagagagactggcttacaatggtattcatattatccctctgattacaatgaagagcaagacgtgccgctctgttctgggccagctgcagcttaactaggtctttctttgcagcacttgaccatatgactggacaataatcaagataagatcaaactagagcctgcaggacttgctttgtggtgtcaaaaaagtagagcatctatttattatggacagacctctccccatctttacaaccgctgaatatatgttttgaccatgacagtttacaatctaaggtaacaccaagtcattataatatccaccctgcacagccagaagaggactggccacccctcatagcctggttcctctctaggtttcttcctaggtttttggcctttctagggagtttttcctagggagtttttcctagccaccgtgcttctttcacatgctttgcttgctgtttggggttttaggctgggtttctgtacagcactttgagaatatcagctgatgtacgaagggctatataaaaataaatttgatttgatttgatttgaaatttgatttgatttagtctcctcaacttgttcaacagccacaccattcattaccagattcagctgaggtctagaacttagggaatgatttgtaccaaatacaatgctcttagttttagagatgttcaggaccagtttattactggtcacccattccaaaacagactgcaactctttgttaagggtttcagtgacttcaaaTTAGTGAAGTGCaccgtctggatgctccttattaatcacatcagaccaacaaatattttttacatcattcacataagagtcacagcaaaatattttgtatgatctcttatacactattttaggcccagcttttggaactttggctttcctggatatagccactatattgtgatcacggCATCCAATGGGTATGGATAGAGCTTTAGAACaacgttctacagtattagtaaaaatgttattaatacatgtggatgatcttgttcctgtagtgtttgtaaacaccctggtaggttgattaataacctgaaccagattacaggcactgcttacagtgagaagcttcctcttgagcagacagcttgatgaaaaccagtcaatattcaggtccccaaaaAAGTAGACCTctttgtttacatcacatacactatcaagcatttcacacatattatttagatactgactatTAGCACTTGGTGACCTATTAAAATGTGccaggtgaacctgcaaccacaacacttcagtaacacttgacatgagatcttctctaaacattacagggatatggctccgaatatatacagcaacacctcccccataatttGTGtagttttattttacctttatttaactaggcaagtcagttaagaacaaattcttatttacaatgatggcctaccccagccaaacccggacgacgctgggccactcgggagccccataagcatttctgtctcttctatagatgttatatccttgtattgctactgctgtatcatcaaattcaTTATCTAAGTgaatctcagaaatggctaatatatgaatgttatctgatgatagcaagttattgatttcattaacattatttctaaggctacatatattaatatgggctattttcaaccCTTTCCTGGTTAGCTTATCAGAGATATAACTACtatggaaaagagcaaacaaagcaagatacaaaaaaatatacattcattAGCCCATTAATCAGTTGgtgtgtgctgcggggttgaagatataaacccataggcttggctctctcatcccttccaggcatttggaagggagggtggacaatgagcctgtcatagcaaatttaagcaatgtccccacgcactctggcagctttcatggctggggtGAGTTCTTTCCTGTTCTggtgcacagcttcaggatatTACTTccctcaagttcttggctctttccagaacagctaccttgttcTTGAACCTCAGTAATTTGACCACTATcagcctgggcctgtcacctgggccggtgctgtattttccagtcctgtgggtgcgctccacctcaatcttcctgtggtccatcttcagtttctcctagatcatttccctcactttgacCTCATActccgtccaggtctcatgtggagattctgcaattccatccacaaccatgttgtaccgccttgattgtcccttgagataatctgatttctctgtcattgttatcatggattcacatacagaactgatgtcctctctcaaagacttacagattgctgtcaacTTGCCTTTCTCTTATTTAAAatcatcgagctgaccctgggagaactgcaaactgttcttcaggtcctggacctctgtGGTCAGGTCGACCATTATTTTATTTGTTGACTCCACccgtatttggacaaaacacttgaagctattttctttTTGATTGTTTAAAAGATCCTcacctgtgatagagagacaccacgatcctcaacggtactcccgccggctttggtctttgtaCGGTAACAGCTTAGGTTGTGCTGTTACTCCTCGCcattccagacagggcaggtcacaaggaagattgaaaacaacaaacaacagggATCTAGATAGCCACAAGCCCGGGACAATCCGCTGTCCCAGTCACAATGGCTAACCGCGCCGCGGGCTGCGTTCCAGCCCTTAAGAAAACCCTGCTAGCTTGATAGGCATCTAGCTAGCAGCTAGGTTAACTGCTACGCCAAACAGCTCCTCAGCTCCGGCCTTGATCAGCAGGATAATTAGACAGATAGTAGaggtcccagcaactgatgccaaccaCGTCGCGAGATCCAAACAAAAGGTAGCTAGTAACCAAACTTTTTCAATAGACTTTCAAAACGTTCCAAAACTTTCCTCCTTCCGCGTTCACATTTGTACAGCCTCATTAACCTATAGTAAACATAAATCCCTGActtccatgtacacaaacatgcATAGCCTTGTCCTACCCACAGTAATTCAGCCTACCAAAAGTAATTCAGCCTATATTATTACACATTACATACAAAACAGACAcacagtgcagagagagagagagagagagagagagagagagagagagagagagagagagagagagagagagagagagttggagtacTAGTCTGAGTCCACATTAACTCAAAATAAAGATATTTtataaacctttatttaaatggacaagtcagttaagaacaaattcttagttacaatgatggcctactccgCCCAAACCCTccgctaacccggacgacgctgggccaattcttgcgccgccctatgggactccagatCACAGCcatttgtgatacagcccgggatcaaaccagggtctgtagtgacgcctctagcactgagaggcagtgccttagaccgctgcactttAATAATGCAACACTGGTCGCTTTAATAAAGTTCACATACTGTTTtgcccatttcatatgtatatactgtattctagtcaattccatcctattcaactatttaaaaaaaatatatatattacaatttaactaggcaagtcagttaagaacaaattcttattttcaatgacagcctaggaacagtgggttaactgccgtgttcaggggcagaacgacagatattttatcttgtcagctcggggattcaatcttgcaacctttcggttacaagtccaacgctctaaccactaggctacctaccgccccgaTTTGTATTGAtatgtattatggatccccattagctgctgccaaagaaacagctactcttcctggggtccagcaaaatgaaggcagtttatacaattttaaaaacattacaatacgttcacagatttcacaacacactgtgtgccctctggcccctactccaccacttccacatatctacagtactaaatccatgtgaatgtatagtgcgtatgtgtgtgtgtgtgtgtgtgtgtgtgtgtgtgtgtgtgtgtgtgtgtgtgtgtgtgtgtgtgtgtgtgtgtgtgtgtgtgtgtgtgtgtgcgcgtgcgcgtgtgtctgtgccaatgtttgtgttgcttcacagtccccgctgctccata
This genomic window contains:
- the LOC106612116 gene encoding PH and SEC7 domain-containing protein 2 isoform X2, with amino-acid sequence MTQEGQGHPQAEPPTSPDSQGETPAHPAEKPATNQGLEGQGLEVEGIEGTNEKEGEESVMVQREVHREREGEESGKGEGDEVGEGVEQVMQGEGEVHEERESMAETSDEEDGVGDERIDAGDGQPDGELEREKEREEREEEVEMEGDNMNTEATEESEPACEPGCEEEEVVEEGEEELPPPPPPEDQEEDQDQDQDLPDPPQSLDIVRMDNGIGPENGIKGHEEEDDEDDEDEREGGGLVEVIHEHLDTFSSTFECSVELADTEVEEEEEEEGEGRENQDSFSSVFERIVEHVVAIEGEEEEDEEDGEGEREKSGMDNKDGFSSTFERIVESALLRGGTCYSSLDSLDVLSLTDETDSCVSFEAPLTPLIQQRSFLQSPEPLELELATVMEQEGSEAGPEAQQGEPEAGESAAGRGLGSGGSPLRTTITGTRSEFVLSQPGRWAIPNGFHMNTQGGAEGSGAIPNSMSDTNVTDVLSDSELSGLEQLERGSTDTLANGCRAECNAAKRLAKRLFYLEGFKRCDVARHLGKNNEFSQLVASEYLSFFDFSGLSLDKALRNFLKAFPLMGETQERERILVHFSKRFCVCNPTALAPEGKDISERNDNDEEDDDGAHTLTCALMLLNTDLHGHVNIGKKMSCQQFISNLDSLNDGKDFPKDLLKVLYNSIKNEKLEWAIEEEEFRKSLSELVEEQCEGGGKRGVARVTDGNNPFIAIPILLNAVTYKHGVLTRKSHADMDGKRTPRGRRGWKKFYAVLKGMILYLQKDEYKADAELCEGDLKNAVRIHHALATRATDYSKRPNVLKLKTSDWRVFLLQAP